Proteins encoded within one genomic window of Leptotrichia hongkongensis:
- a CDS encoding SMI1/KNR4 family protein, whose translation MEDVNNIEKILLGKLPESFIEFQMKFGGGTFAFAEIFSVCEKSDFYVLNYENIFEKDFFPVSDDQCGGVYCFKKNNGKFEDKIYYLDLSNLEIIVEETEFNFIQIFMKLAFNK comes from the coding sequence ATAGAAGATGTAAATAATATTGAGAAAATTTTATTAGGAAAACTACCTGAGTCTTTTATTGAGTTTCAAATGAAATTCGGTGGTGGAACATTTGCATTTGCAGAAATATTCTCTGTATGTGAGAAAAGTGATTTTTATGTACTTAATTATGAAAATATTTTTGAGAAAGATTTTTTTCCAGTAAGCGATGATCAATGTGGAGGAGTTTATTGTTTTAAGAAAAATAACGGAAAATTTGAAGATAAAATTTATTATTTGGACTTATCAAATTTAGAAATAATTGTTGAAGAAACAGAATTTAATTTTATTCAAATATTTATGAAGTTAGCCTTTAATAAATAA
- a CDS encoding T6SS immunity protein Tdi1 domain-containing protein, which translates to MENQSFCFVPLLGLGGKKSVDNLDKGDTLTHIYLITKLVGKVGMDD; encoded by the coding sequence ATGGAAAATCAAAGTTTTTGTTTTGTTCCATTATTAGGGTTAGGTGGGAAGAAAAGTGTTGATAATTTAGATAAAGGGGATACTTTGACGCATATTTACTTGATTACGAAACTTGTGGGGAAAGTGGGAATGGATGATTAG
- a CDS encoding bifunctional folylpolyglutamate synthase/dihydrofolate synthase, which yields MKQSLYGEKKRVRLLAEILDKMNNPASDVHVIHVSGTNGKGSTCYMINSILCEMGYKVGLFTSPQITTIYELIKVNGVEITELEFEDCKSKLRQVLNELGLNLENDLSYFEMVFLIAMIHFKNKDVNVLILECGLGGELDATNAVSKIDYTIFTKIGIDHKNILGNTIEEICQTKSKIIRKQSNVIIAPNQRDVVYKILEKEAKYKNCDIFLAEKNIKIEKVKNIEDDSQNIYEKENLTSENGLEFQDKVRAEIIGNYDFEKNFKNNEYFFRFGLKGNQQLENLATVLTWYFRFCDENILENTEKILDRALGTLQIEGRMEKVEKIKNVYLDVAHNEDSVEAFVDYVKKNFGNRKKNFVVGFLKDKEVEKCVNLLKMAGNNFILTEPNNEERKLDSEILEKYFEDKKIENSKNIIISEKNIEKAFLKALELRENEDECIFVVGSFYLLGEVKKVIEKYF from the coding sequence ATGAAACAATCATTATATGGGGAAAAGAAAAGAGTAAGATTACTTGCGGAAATTTTAGACAAAATGAATAATCCAGCGAGTGATGTTCATGTTATTCATGTTAGTGGGACGAATGGGAAAGGTTCGACTTGTTATATGATTAATAGCATTTTGTGTGAAATGGGATATAAAGTTGGATTATTTACGAGTCCTCAAATAACGACAATTTATGAATTGATTAAGGTTAATGGGGTTGAAATTACAGAATTGGAATTTGAAGATTGCAAAAGTAAGTTAAGACAGGTTTTGAATGAGCTGGGTTTAAATTTAGAAAATGATTTGTCGTATTTTGAAATGGTGTTTTTGATTGCGATGATACATTTTAAAAATAAGGATGTGAATGTTTTGATTTTAGAATGTGGGCTTGGAGGGGAACTGGATGCAACGAACGCAGTTTCAAAAATTGATTATACTATTTTTACAAAGATTGGAATTGATCATAAAAATATTTTGGGAAATACAATTGAGGAAATTTGTCAAACAAAGTCAAAAATTATAAGAAAACAGAGTAATGTTATAATTGCTCCAAATCAGAGAGATGTAGTTTATAAAATTTTGGAAAAAGAAGCAAAATATAAAAATTGTGATATTTTTTTAGCTGAAAAAAATATAAAAATTGAAAAAGTAAAAAATATAGAAGATGATAGCCAAAATATTTATGAAAAAGAAAACTTAACATCTGAAAACGGTTTAGAATTTCAAGATAAAGTTAGAGCTGAAATAATCGGAAATTATGATTTTGAGAAAAATTTTAAAAATAATGAGTATTTTTTTAGATTTGGGCTAAAAGGCAATCAACAGCTGGAGAATCTAGCGACAGTTTTAACGTGGTATTTTAGATTTTGTGATGAAAATATTCTAGAAAATACAGAAAAAATATTAGATAGAGCTTTGGGAACATTGCAAATTGAAGGACGGATGGAAAAAGTTGAGAAAATTAAAAATGTGTATTTGGATGTGGCACATAATGAAGATAGTGTCGAGGCTTTTGTAGATTATGTTAAAAAGAATTTTGGCAATAGAAAAAAAAATTTTGTAGTTGGATTTTTAAAGGATAAGGAAGTGGAGAAATGTGTGAATCTTTTAAAAATGGCTGGAAATAATTTTATATTGACAGAGCCGAATAACGAAGAAAGAAAATTGGATTCAGAGATTTTGGAAAAATATTTTGAAGATAAAAAAATTGAAAACTCTAAAAATATTATAATTTCCGAAAAGAATATTGAAAAGGCTTTTTTGAAAGCATTGGAATTGAGAGAGAATGAAGATGAGTGTATTTTTGTAGTGGGATCATTTTATTTGTTAGGAGAAGTAAAAAAAGTTATTGAAAAATATTTTTAA
- the folP gene encoding dihydropteroate synthase: protein MIKINEIKNGDSKNIVIEFNGNKEELRKFENFLEEKNIFSFNKNEGITAIFKYSELKQLVEILKIENSFEFENGIEKLEEILQENRLIWKGNRFEFNLTTESVIYSILNITPDSFYDGGRNSSVDKVLKRIEEDIRNGAKIFEFGGKSSKPNFDDISAEEEWNRIEKYIEAVKKEFPDIVLALDSDTEEVIEKGLDAGIDIINDFNGFTSEGKLKLVEKYKPALVVMNNGRFDEIPNLKNYLENYFDDRIKSILETGIEREKISIDPGVGYSSNNSMNTPEDMERIKSIKYLRDMRLPIMIAISRKSFNEKIFGLSLEERLMGTLMFESLMVQDGGRILRVHDVKETRDILNMLEVYNKI, encoded by the coding sequence ATGATTAAAATCAATGAAATTAAGAATGGAGATTCAAAAAATATTGTTATTGAATTTAATGGAAATAAAGAAGAATTACGTAAATTTGAGAATTTTTTGGAAGAAAAGAATATTTTTTCATTTAATAAAAATGAAGGGATTACAGCTATTTTTAAATATTCAGAATTAAAACAATTAGTTGAGATTTTGAAAATAGAAAATAGTTTTGAATTTGAAAATGGAATTGAAAAATTGGAAGAGATTTTACAAGAAAATAGATTGATTTGGAAAGGGAATAGGTTTGAGTTTAATTTGACAACTGAATCAGTTATTTATTCGATTTTGAATATTACACCAGATTCATTTTATGATGGTGGTAGAAATTCAAGTGTAGATAAGGTTTTGAAGCGAATTGAGGAAGATATTAGGAATGGGGCTAAGATATTTGAGTTTGGAGGGAAATCGTCTAAGCCTAATTTTGATGATATTTCGGCAGAAGAAGAATGGAATCGTATTGAAAAATATATTGAGGCTGTGAAAAAGGAGTTTCCAGATATTGTGCTGGCTTTAGACAGTGATACTGAGGAAGTTATTGAAAAAGGACTGGATGCAGGTATTGATATTATTAATGATTTTAATGGATTCACTTCGGAAGGAAAATTGAAATTGGTTGAAAAATATAAACCTGCGTTGGTTGTTATGAATAATGGACGGTTTGATGAAATTCCGAACTTGAAAAATTATTTGGAAAATTATTTTGATGATCGGATAAAATCAATTTTAGAAACTGGAATTGAAAGAGAAAAAATTTCGATAGATCCAGGAGTTGGATATTCTTCAAATAATAGCATGAATACACCTGAAGATATGGAAAGAATTAAGTCGATAAAATATTTGAGGGATATGAGATTACCAATAATGATTGCAATTTCAAGAAAAAGTTTTAATGAGAAAATATTTGGGCTGTCGCTGGAAGAAAGACTTATGGGAACATTGATGTTTGAGAGTCTAATGGTGCAAGATGGCGGAAGAATTTTGAGAGTTCATGATGTGAAGGAAACTAGGGATATTTTGAATATGCTGGAAGTTTATAATAAAATTTAA
- a CDS encoding NUDIX domain-containing protein, whose amino-acid sequence MKIENINFLKKHLQNLAESEPELKTKIEKISEILSQTKIEDLTNRKSKVHLSASAVVFKNAKCYFIKHPYLKTILLPAGHVENVEMPIDTAIREFVEETGFFAKIDENMQNFGLIDVNVIEIPENPVKSEGEHIHIDFRYKLVLDEVKEQKEAELEWFLLSENETNHEFKRYYKYLKK is encoded by the coding sequence TTGAAAATAGAAAATATAAATTTCTTAAAAAAACATTTACAAAATTTAGCAGAATCCGAGCCTGAATTGAAAACAAAAATAGAAAAAATTTCGGAAATATTATCACAAACGAAAATAGAGGATTTAACGAACAGAAAGTCCAAAGTTCATTTATCAGCAAGTGCTGTAGTTTTTAAGAATGCGAAATGTTATTTTATAAAACATCCATATCTAAAAACGATTTTACTGCCAGCAGGACACGTAGAAAATGTTGAAATGCCTATAGATACTGCTATCCGTGAATTTGTAGAAGAAACTGGCTTTTTTGCAAAAATTGATGAAAATATGCAGAATTTTGGGCTTATTGATGTGAATGTGATTGAGATTCCTGAAAATCCTGTGAAAAGTGAAGGGGAGCATATTCATATTGATTTTCGGTATAAACTTGTTTTGGATGAAGTAAAAGAGCAAAAAGAGGCTGAATTAGAGTGGTTTTTGTTGAGCGAAAATGAGACTAATCATGAATTTAAAAGGTATTATAAGTATTTGAAAAAATAA
- a CDS encoding ATP-binding protein, translating into MVKRTEYLEKLKKIKDMQIIKVITGVRRCGKSTLLSQFRNFLIESGVLEEQIISINFEDLKFEDLKDYKLLYQYINERLVPNKKNYIFIDEIQEVENFQRAVDSLFIKANTDIYITGSNAMMLSGELATLLSGRYIEISILPLSFSEYLKLDETQDMRQAWNKYFENGGFPYATQINDDDIRKDYLMGIYNTVLLKDIVARNKIQDITLLESVVKFLFENIGNIVSPKKIADTLVSYGRKTTSSTVENYIEALKSSFILYKAGRYDIKGKQHLKSLEKYYIVDIGLRKLLINKKHSDIGHILENIVYLELIRRGYTVYIGKIGDLEIDFIAERNNEREYYQVSATILDENTFKREITPLKKVKDNFQKFIISMDEINLSEDGINHLNILDFLQNTVQNK; encoded by the coding sequence GTGGTTAAAAGAACTGAATACTTGGAAAAATTGAAAAAAATAAAAGATATGCAGATAATAAAGGTTATCACAGGAGTTAGACGATGCGGGAAATCTACATTGCTATCTCAATTTAGAAATTTTTTGATAGAATCTGGTGTCTTGGAAGAACAGATAATTTCCATAAATTTTGAGGATTTAAAGTTTGAAGATTTAAAAGATTATAAATTATTATATCAATATATAAACGAAAGACTTGTACCTAATAAAAAAAATTATATATTTATTGATGAAATTCAGGAAGTTGAGAATTTTCAAAGGGCAGTGGATTCTTTGTTTATAAAGGCTAACACAGATATTTATATAACAGGCTCCAATGCGATGATGTTATCTGGCGAATTGGCAACACTGCTTTCAGGCAGATATATTGAAATATCCATATTGCCCTTGTCTTTTTCTGAATATCTTAAATTGGATGAAACACAGGATATGAGACAGGCTTGGAATAAATATTTTGAAAATGGCGGATTTCCTTATGCGACACAAATAAATGATGATGATATAAGAAAAGACTATTTAATGGGAATATACAACACAGTTTTGCTAAAAGATATAGTTGCAAGAAATAAAATACAGGACATTACTTTACTTGAATCTGTAGTAAAATTTCTATTTGAAAACATTGGAAATATTGTTTCGCCTAAAAAAATAGCTGATACACTTGTTTCTTATGGAAGAAAAACAACATCTTCTACCGTTGAAAATTATATAGAAGCCTTGAAATCGTCGTTTATATTGTACAAAGCTGGACGTTATGACATAAAAGGAAAGCAGCATTTAAAATCGCTGGAGAAATATTACATAGTTGACATAGGGCTAAGAAAATTGCTTATAAATAAAAAACATAGTGACATTGGGCATATTTTGGAAAATATAGTTTATTTGGAATTAATTAGACGTGGATATACTGTGTATATTGGTAAAATTGGAGATTTGGAAATAGATTTTATAGCAGAGCGAAATAACGAAAGAGAATATTATCAAGTGTCAGCAACGATACTTGATGAAAATACATTCAAGAGAGAGATAACGCCGTTAAAGAAAGTTAAGGATAATTTTCAGAAGTTTATAATTTCGATGGATGAAATAAATTTGAGCGAAGATGGAATAAATCATCTAAATATTTTAGATTTTTTACAAAATACAGTACAAAATAAATAA
- the hisH gene encoding imidazole glycerol phosphate synthase subunit HisH — protein sequence MIAVIDYGVGNLFSLLSSLNYVGLDTKLTNDIEEIKNAKGIILPGVGAFRDAIGNLEKYGLKETLISEAKKGKTFLVICLGMQMLFEKSYEYGEYEGLGLINGTVEEIKKYIPENSDLKIPHMGWNSLAINDGFKDDKILKNVDNNEYVYYVHSYFAKTDMKNIVAYSEYGTKIPGIVKNENVYGMQFHPEKSGDTGLKLLKNWGELIK from the coding sequence ATGATAGCAGTGATTGATTATGGAGTAGGAAACCTTTTTTCCTTGCTTTCTTCTTTAAACTATGTCGGACTGGATACGAAGCTGACTAATGATATTGAAGAGATAAAAAATGCCAAGGGGATAATATTGCCAGGAGTCGGGGCTTTTAGAGATGCTATTGGGAATTTGGAAAAATATGGGCTAAAAGAGACTTTGATAAGTGAAGCGAAAAAAGGAAAGACGTTTTTGGTAATTTGTCTTGGTATGCAGATGCTTTTTGAAAAAAGTTATGAATATGGTGAATATGAAGGACTTGGTCTTATAAATGGAACTGTTGAGGAAATAAAAAAATATATTCCTGAAAACTCTGATTTGAAAATACCTCATATGGGATGGAATAGTTTAGCCATAAATGATGGATTTAAAGATGATAAAATTTTAAAAAATGTAGACAATAATGAATATGTTTATTATGTTCATTCATATTTTGCAAAAACAGATATGAAAAATATTGTCGCATATTCAGAGTATGGAACAAAAATACCTGGAATTGTAAAAAATGAAAATGTCTATGGAATGCAGTTTCATCCTGAAAAAAGTGGAGATACTGGATTGAAGTTATTGAAAAACTGGGGAGAATTAATAAAATAA
- a CDS encoding HisA/HisF-related TIM barrel protein, protein MLAKRIVPCLDVRNGKVVKGVNFTEIKEVENPVELAKFYNKSGADELVFYDITATVEEILIF, encoded by the coding sequence ATGCTTGCAAAGAGAATAGTTCCCTGTTTGGACGTGAGAAACGGGAAAGTGGTAAAAGGTGTTAATTTTACCGAGATAAAAGAGGTTGAGAATCCCGTTGAGTTAGCAAAGTTTTATAATAAATCTGGTGCTGATGAACTTGTTTTTTATGATATTACAGCAACTGTTGAGGAAATACTGATATTTTAA
- the hisF gene encoding imidazole glycerol phosphate synthase subunit HisF, whose product MASQIFIPLTVGGGINTLDDFDRVLKAGADKVSVNSGAIRNSKLIEEAAKKYGDQCVVLSVDVKRVDGKFKVFAKGGRENTGIDAIEWFVQGQENGAGEVVVNSIDTDGVKTGFDLELLSILAKKLSIPIIASGGAGNMEHFKELFKIPGIDAGLTASIFHLKEVEIMELKRYLRDNGVEMRI is encoded by the coding sequence GTGGCAAGTCAAATATTTATTCCGCTTACTGTTGGCGGTGGGATAAATACACTAGATGATTTTGACAGAGTGCTAAAAGCGGGGGCAGATAAAGTAAGTGTCAATTCAGGTGCAATAAGAAATTCAAAACTAATTGAAGAAGCTGCAAAAAAATATGGAGATCAGTGTGTAGTTTTGTCTGTCGATGTAAAAAGAGTAGACGGCAAATTTAAAGTTTTTGCAAAAGGCGGTAGAGAAAATACTGGAATTGATGCAATTGAATGGTTTGTGCAGGGGCAGGAAAATGGAGCTGGAGAAGTTGTTGTGAACAGTATCGATACGGATGGCGTTAAAACTGGCTTTGATTTGGAATTATTATCAATTTTGGCTAAAAAATTGTCAATTCCAATAATTGCGTCAGGTGGAGCTGGTAACATGGAACATTTTAAGGAATTATTTAAAATACCAGGAATTGATGCAGGACTAACAGCTTCGATTTTTCATCTTAAAGAAGTGGAAATTATGGAGCTGAAAAGGTATTTGAGGGATAATGGAGTGGAAATGAGGATTTGA
- a CDS encoding M15 family metallopeptidase: protein MIILKKLRNKTNYLAILAILICIATTISTANNIYENLYSFRSKRKVENPDPDFELKQKVKDRIKDVSTRAEAESRLVWVEVPVWRLKDGKKVSDTERFQILDVLANDVKEIFHEIHKGKEKFPIKNLIGYSWRGSFKSLHSTGRAIDLNPEENPQVNSNGKAIVGKSWQPGSNPYSIKPDGDVVRAFTKRGWIWGANFRTRDYMHFGFAEM, encoded by the coding sequence ATGATAATTTTGAAAAAATTAAGGAATAAAACAAACTATTTAGCTATTCTAGCTATTTTAATATGTATCGCAACAACTATAAGCACAGCAAATAATATTTATGAAAATCTATATTCTTTTAGATCTAAACGAAAGGTTGAGAATCCTGATCCAGATTTTGAATTAAAGCAAAAAGTCAAAGATAGGATAAAAGATGTTTCTACAAGAGCAGAAGCTGAGTCAAGACTAGTTTGGGTGGAAGTTCCTGTCTGGAGATTAAAAGACGGGAAAAAGGTGTCTGATACAGAAAGATTTCAGATTTTGGACGTACTTGCTAATGATGTAAAGGAAATTTTTCATGAAATACATAAAGGAAAAGAGAAATTTCCAATAAAAAACTTAATTGGCTATTCGTGGAGAGGAAGTTTTAAAAGTTTGCACAGCACAGGGCGGGCGATAGACTTAAATCCTGAAGAAAATCCACAGGTAAACAGCAACGGAAAGGCTATTGTCGGAAAAAGCTGGCAGCCAGGAAGCAACCCATATTCTATAAAACCTGATGGCGATGTAGTGAGAGCATTTACAAAAAGAGGCTGGATCTGGGGAGCGAACTTTAGAACACGAGATTATATGCATTTTGGCTTTGCAGAAATGTAA
- a CDS encoding NAD(P)H-hydrate dehydratase yields MLLGGNKTTRKIDNFAINNLKIPSIVLMENAAISFVKHIDENEDNFLIICGKGNNGGDGYAIARQLFSKGKNVKIFCISNENMSNDCMINYEICKNMGIEIFYKIEELDKLFFECNVVIEGIFGTGLNSEIKGIYQEIIQKINTASNNKKVYSIDIPSGINGDTGEIMGISVKADITISFVTYKKGFLNSKIKDFLGKIIIENIGLNETSINHLLKEYYLTPDMIKSFRIKRNEDSHKGDFGKVLIFAGSSGFYGAGNIVAKSCVRTGAGLTTVITDKNNFSLNVFVPEAMSFPINFDNINENLEKLENEILNSDVIAIGPGIGKSEQAFLIFEKLISIKKNNKGNTIKLILDADALNLLSENRKLFEKIRNRSILTPHLVEFSRLTGFSTDEINKNRFEITKNFAKKYEIILLLKGKNTIITNGEELFANSTGNSHMANGGMGDCLTGIICSLVGQKYDLMKSAGIGAYLHGKIADELVKKQYIVNASHIIENISECILNIFQN; encoded by the coding sequence ATGTTGCTTGGTGGAAATAAAACTACGAGAAAGATTGATAATTTTGCTATAAATAATTTGAAAATTCCAAGTATCGTGCTTATGGAAAATGCTGCAATTTCATTTGTAAAACATATTGATGAAAATGAAGATAATTTTCTTATTATTTGTGGTAAAGGCAATAATGGCGGAGATGGTTATGCAATTGCACGCCAGTTATTTTCAAAGGGAAAAAATGTTAAAATTTTTTGTATTAGCAATGAAAATATGAGTAATGATTGTATGATAAATTATGAAATTTGTAAGAATATGGGAATTGAGATATTTTATAAAATAGAAGAATTGGATAAATTGTTTTTTGAATGTAATGTTGTTATTGAAGGAATTTTTGGAACAGGATTAAATTCAGAAATAAAAGGAATTTATCAGGAAATCATTCAAAAAATCAATACAGCAAGCAATAATAAAAAAGTTTATTCAATTGATATTCCCTCTGGAATTAATGGCGATACTGGTGAAATTATGGGAATTTCAGTCAAAGCAGATATTACAATTTCATTTGTCACTTACAAAAAAGGATTTTTAAATTCAAAAATAAAAGATTTTTTAGGAAAAATCATTATTGAAAATATTGGATTGAACGAAACTAGTATCAATCATTTACTCAAAGAGTATTATTTAACACCTGACATGATAAAAAGTTTTCGTATAAAAAGAAATGAAGATTCCCATAAGGGAGATTTTGGAAAAGTATTGATTTTTGCTGGAAGCAGTGGATTTTATGGTGCAGGAAATATAGTTGCAAAATCGTGTGTGAGAACAGGAGCAGGACTAACTACTGTAATTACTGATAAAAATAACTTTTCATTAAATGTATTTGTGCCAGAAGCTATGAGTTTTCCAATTAATTTTGATAATATAAATGAAAATCTCGAAAAATTAGAAAATGAAATCTTAAACAGCGATGTAATTGCAATTGGGCCAGGAATTGGAAAAAGTGAGCAAGCATTTTTAATTTTCGAAAAATTGATCAGTATTAAGAAAAACAATAAAGGGAATACAATAAAACTGATATTAGATGCAGACGCTTTAAATTTGCTGTCAGAAAACAGGAAACTTTTTGAAAAAATAAGAAATAGAAGCATTTTGACACCACATTTGGTTGAATTTTCACGACTGACAGGATTTTCTACAGATGAAATTAATAAAAATCGATTTGAAATAACAAAAAATTTTGCAAAAAAATACGAGATAATTTTACTATTAAAAGGTAAAAATACCATTATTACAAATGGAGAAGAGCTTTTTGCAAATAGTACAGGAAATTCACATATGGCAAATGGCGGAATGGGAGATTGCTTAACAGGAATTATCTGTTCGCTTGTGGGACAAAAATATGATTTAATGAAGTCTGCTGGAATTGGAGCATATTTGCATGGTAAAATTGCAGATGAATTGGTAAAAAAACAGTATATTGTTAATGCTTCACATATTATTGAAAATATTTCAGAGTGTATTCTAAATATTTTTCAAAATTGA
- a CDS encoding bactofilin family protein, which yields MALFSSNNDKKSRERRENEDRLSRQFSANNDENVNGISTISMETTITGTIESNSVFKMEGVLNGDIKGNKLVHVGKTGQVKGNITAETVVVDGEVSGEIIADKVEIGGTGKVYATITSAVFVIQEGGIFEGRKKIKIALIKEEDTKAKKEKEEKKSKEPEIKVNENKENVQL from the coding sequence ATGGCACTATTTTCTAGTAACAATGATAAAAAGTCGAGAGAAAGAAGAGAAAACGAAGACAGACTGAGCAGACAATTTTCTGCAAACAATGACGAAAACGTAAATGGTATCAGCACAATTTCAATGGAGACAACTATAACAGGTACTATCGAATCAAATTCTGTATTTAAAATGGAAGGAGTTTTAAACGGAGATATTAAAGGAAATAAACTTGTTCACGTTGGAAAGACAGGGCAAGTAAAAGGAAACATTACTGCTGAAACAGTGGTTGTAGATGGAGAAGTTTCTGGAGAAATCATAGCAGATAAAGTTGAAATAGGAGGTACAGGTAAGGTTTATGCTACAATAACTTCAGCTGTATTTGTAATACAAGAAGGTGGAATATTCGAAGGAAGAAAAAAAATTAAAATAGCTCTTATAAAAGAAGAAGATACTAAAGCAAAAAAAGAAAAAGAAGAAAAGAAATCTAAAGAGCCAGAAATAAAAGTAAATGAAAATAAAGAAAATGTTCAATTATAA
- a CDS encoding bifunctional riboflavin kinase/FAD synthetase, with protein MKFIVENSAEIKDIIEYHNDIEIPDYSKNLKEIKQNKNIVILGNFDGVHKGHQIILKKSVNKAKEENLKTIVYTFNEYPKNKQTKITTCSEKAYLLNENGIDYLYLEQFEKVRNYTPKEFVEKVLVNTLNAKEVYCGFNFTFGKEKSGDVSTLEKLLKEKNIKLNVQEPVRDENKEIISSTRVRNYIKEGNFEKVRELLGHNFIILGEVVYGKQLGRVLGFPTANLRFENKIYPEFGVYGVKVYIEDDEKIYNGVMNIGRNPTVDIGVLSVETNIFDFSKDIYGKIILIEVLENIRSEKKFDSVEELKEQIGNDVDYWKNKISYWRKKYQKEK; from the coding sequence ATGAAATTCATTGTAGAGAATTCAGCGGAAATAAAGGATATTATCGAATATCATAATGATATAGAGATTCCTGATTATAGTAAAAATCTTAAAGAAATAAAACAAAATAAAAATATTGTAATTTTGGGAAATTTTGACGGTGTTCACAAGGGGCATCAGATAATTTTAAAAAAATCTGTAAATAAAGCTAAAGAAGAGAATTTAAAAACAATTGTCTATACATTTAATGAATATCCGAAAAATAAACAGACTAAAATAACAACTTGCTCTGAAAAAGCATATTTATTGAATGAAAATGGAATTGATTATCTTTATCTGGAGCAATTTGAAAAAGTTAGGAATTATACACCGAAAGAGTTTGTAGAAAAAGTACTTGTGAATACTTTAAATGCTAAAGAAGTTTATTGTGGGTTTAACTTTACTTTTGGAAAAGAAAAATCTGGAGATGTAAGTACGCTTGAAAAACTTTTAAAAGAAAAAAATATAAAGCTTAATGTTCAAGAACCTGTACGAGATGAGAACAAAGAAATAATAAGCAGTACAAGAGTTAGGAATTATATTAAAGAAGGAAATTTTGAAAAAGTTAGAGAACTTCTTGGACATAATTTTATTATTCTTGGAGAAGTTGTTTATGGTAAACAGTTGGGACGTGTTTTGGGCTTTCCTACAGCAAATTTACGATTTGAGAACAAAATTTATCCAGAATTTGGAGTTTATGGAGTAAAAGTTTATATTGAAGATGATGAAAAAATTTATAATGGAGTAATGAATATTGGTAGAAATCCAACGGTAGATATTGGTGTATTAAGTGTAGAAACAAATATTTTTGATTTTTCAAAGGACATATATGGGAAAATAATTCTAATTGAAGTTTTGGAAAATATTAGAAGTGAGAAAAAGTTTGATTCTGTAGAGGAATTAAAAGAACAGATTGGAAATGATGTAGATTATTGGAAAAACAAAATCTCGTATTGGCGTAAAAAATATCAAAAAGAAAAATAG